The proteins below are encoded in one region of Lycium ferocissimum isolate CSIRO_LF1 unplaced genomic scaffold, AGI_CSIRO_Lferr_CH_V1 ctg1562, whole genome shotgun sequence:
- the LOC132042488 gene encoding chaperone protein dnaJ 15-like, which produces MAGSKMEGSSLPAIRRDPYEVLCVTKDSSDQEIKSAYRKLALKYHPDKNANNPEASELFKEVAYSYGVLSDPEKRRQYDMAGFEALDAEGIDMEIDLSNLGTVNTMFAALFSKLGVPIKTTVSANVLEEALNGTVTIRPLPIGTSLSGKVEKQSAHFFGVTVSNEQAEAGLVVRVTSAAQSKFKLLYFEQDANGGYGLALQEDSEKTGKVTSAGMYFLHFQVYRMDSTVNALAMAKDPEAAFFKKLEGLQPCEVLELKAGTHIFAVYGDNFFKPANYVIEALCAKSYEDTTVKLKDIEAQILTKRNELRQFEIEYRKALAHFQEVTNRYTQEKQSVDEMLKQRDSIHSSFTVSRSIANLSGSGSGHFSNGSSSKVLGEDYKTDSPGEDGSSDSKDKSSKKRWFNLNLKGSDKK; this is translated from the exons ATGGCTGGTTCGAAAATGGAGGGTTCGTCGTTGCCAGCTATAAGGCGAGACCCATATGAGGTATTGTGTGTAACAAAGGATTCATCTGATCAGGAGATTAAAAGTGCTTATAGAAAGCTTGCTCTCAA GTATCATCCTGACAAGAATGCTAACAATCCTGAAGCTTCAGAACTCTTCAAGGAGGTTGCATACTCATATGGTGTTCTATCTGATCCAGAAAAAAGGAGACAATATGATATGGCAGGTTTTGAG GCTCTTGATGCTGAAGGAATAGATATGGAAATTGATTTATCCAATCTCGGAACAGTCAACACAATGTTTGCAGCATTGTTCAG CAAGTTGGGTGTTCCCATCAAAACGACGGTCTCTGCTAATGTTCTTGAAGAAGCTTTGAATGGAACTGTCACAATCCGCCCTCTTCCAATTGGGACATCACTTAGTGGAAAG GTTGAAAAACAAAGTGCCCATTTTTTTGGTGTAACAGTTAGCAATGAACAAGCGGAGGCAGGGCTTGTAGTAAGAGTTACTTCAGCAGCTCAAAGCAAGTTTAAG CTACTGTATTTTGAACAAGATGCGAATGGGGGTTACGGCCTGGCTTTGCAG GAAGATAGTGAGAAAACAGGTAAGGTAACGTCAGCAGGAATGTATTTCTTGCACTTTCAGGTGTACAGAATGGATTCAACAGTAAATGCG TTAGCAATGGCTAAGGACCCTGAAGCTGCTTTCTTTAAGAAGCTGGAAGGCCTTCAACCTTGTGAGGTCTTGGAACTAAAAGCTGGCACTCACATATTCGCTGTTTATG GAGATAATTTCTTTAAACCTGCTAATTATGTGATTGAGGCTCTTTGTGCCAAGTCATATGAGGATACTACTGTTAAGCTCAAGGATATCGAGGCTCAGATATTGACGAAGAGAAATGAGCTTCGGCAGTTCGAAATAGAATATAGAAAG GCATTGGCACACTTTCAGGAAGTGACCAACAGATACACCCAAGAGAAGCAGTCT GTCGATGAGATGCTGAAACAAAGAGACAGTATCCACTCTTCATTCACAGTTTCAAGGTCAATTGCTAATCTAAGTGGCAGTGGAAGCGGGCATTTCAGTAACGGAAGTAGCAGTAAAGTCCTTGGTGAAGATTATAAAACCGATAGTCCAGGGGAAGATGGCAGCTCAGACTCCAAGGACAAGTCATCGAAGAAAAGATGGTTCAACCTAAACCTCAAAGGATCAGATAAAAA